From Acidothermus cellulolyticus 11B, a single genomic window includes:
- the pafA gene encoding Pup--protein ligase, which translates to MDRRIFGLENEYGVTCTFHGQRRLSPDEVARYLFRRVVSWGRSSNVFLRNGARLYLDVGSHPEYATPECDNLVDLVVHDKAGERTLEGLLVDAEHRLREEGITGDIYLFKNNTDSAGNSYGCHENYLVTRQGEFSRLADVLIPFLVTRQLICGAGKVLATPRGAVYCLSQRAEHIWEGVSSATTRSRPIINTRDEPHADAERFRRLHVIVGDSNMAEPSTLLKVGSTDIVLRMIEAGVVLRDLSLENPIRAIREVSHDPTGRRRIRMANGREASALEIQEEYLSKAQEFLERRGTDAVTKRVLDLWERTLRAVRTGDLSLVDREIDWVIKYRLIEAYRARHDLPLSSPRVAQIDLAYHDVKRTRGLYYLLERKGAVERVAHDVQIFEAKSTPPQTTRARLRGEFIRHAQEKRRDFTVDWVHLKLNDQAQRTVLCKDPFRSVDERVEKLIASM; encoded by the coding sequence ATGGACCGGCGCATTTTCGGGCTGGAGAACGAGTACGGCGTCACCTGTACGTTCCACGGCCAGCGCCGGCTCTCCCCCGATGAGGTCGCCCGCTACCTCTTCCGCCGGGTGGTGAGTTGGGGACGGTCGAGCAATGTCTTCCTGCGCAACGGCGCACGGCTGTACTTGGACGTCGGAAGTCACCCGGAGTATGCGACACCGGAGTGCGACAACCTCGTCGACCTTGTCGTCCATGACAAGGCGGGGGAGCGGACCCTGGAGGGTCTGTTGGTCGACGCCGAACACCGGCTGCGCGAGGAAGGCATCACCGGCGATATTTACCTGTTCAAGAACAACACCGATTCCGCCGGAAATTCCTACGGGTGCCACGAAAATTATCTCGTGACACGGCAAGGCGAGTTCAGCCGCCTTGCCGACGTCCTCATCCCGTTTCTCGTCACCCGCCAACTCATCTGCGGCGCCGGCAAGGTGCTGGCGACACCCCGCGGCGCTGTGTACTGCTTGAGCCAGCGCGCCGAGCACATTTGGGAGGGCGTCTCCAGCGCGACGACGCGCAGTCGACCGATCATCAATACCCGTGATGAGCCGCACGCCGATGCGGAACGGTTCCGACGGCTGCACGTGATTGTCGGCGACTCGAACATGGCCGAGCCGTCCACCCTGCTGAAAGTCGGCTCGACGGACATCGTGCTGCGCATGATCGAAGCGGGCGTCGTCCTCCGCGACCTCAGCCTGGAGAACCCGATTCGGGCGATCCGCGAGGTGAGTCACGACCCCACCGGACGCCGCCGGATCCGGATGGCCAACGGCCGGGAAGCCAGCGCTCTCGAGATCCAGGAGGAATATCTCAGCAAGGCGCAGGAATTCCTTGAGCGGCGCGGCACCGATGCGGTGACGAAACGCGTTCTCGACCTGTGGGAGCGCACGCTCCGCGCGGTCCGCACCGGTGATCTGTCCCTGGTCGACCGGGAAATCGACTGGGTCATCAAGTACCGGCTCATCGAGGCCTACCGCGCCAGGCATGACCTTCCGCTGTCCTCGCCACGGGTGGCCCAGATTGATCTGGCGTACCACGACGTCAAGCGGACGCGCGGCCTGTATTACCTTCTCGAGCGGAAAGGCGCGGTGGAACGGGTCGCCCACGACGTGCAGATTTTCGAAGCGAAATCGACGCCGCCGCAAACGACGCGGGCGAGGTTGCGCGGTGAATTCATCCGGCACGCCCAAGAAAAGCGCCGGGATTTCACCGTCGATTGGGTGCACCTCAAACTCAACGACCAGGCGCAGCGGACCGTGCTCTGCAAAGATCCGTTCCGCTCGGTCGACGAGCGGGTGGAGAAGCTGATCGCCAGCATGTGA
- a CDS encoding ubiquitin-like protein Pup, giving the protein MPEKDTGGQHRATRRTEEHDETIDEATATSDVQERREKLDADVDAILDEIDDVLEENAEEFVRSYIQKGGE; this is encoded by the coding sequence ATGCCCGAGAAGGACACGGGGGGTCAGCACCGCGCGACCCGCCGGACGGAGGAGCACGACGAGACGATCGACGAGGCGACCGCGACGAGCGACGTCCAGGAGCGCCGGGAGAAGCTCGACGCCGATGTCGACGCGATCCTCGACGAAATAGACGACGTGCTCGAGGAGAACGCCGAGGAGTTCGTCCGCTCCTACATCCAGAAGGGCGGCGAATGA
- the prcA gene encoding proteasome subunit alpha — MSTPFYVSPEQIMKDRAEFARKGIARGRSNVVLQYADGILFVAENTSKALHKISEVYDRIAFAAVGRYNEFENLRVAGVRLADLTGYTYDRRDVTGRTIANAYAQTLGAIFSGATEKPYEVEIVVAEVGDTPDGDSMYRLTYDGSVAEEHGYVAMGGQAEQITAQLKDRYVENLPLGEALRLAVDVLSRASDGGEPRTLTPDQLEVAALDRTRGRRAFRRFIGAQLQELLRPTS, encoded by the coding sequence GTGAGCACCCCGTTTTACGTCTCGCCTGAACAGATCATGAAAGATCGCGCGGAGTTCGCGCGGAAGGGAATCGCGCGGGGCCGCAGCAACGTGGTCTTGCAGTACGCCGACGGGATTCTCTTTGTCGCGGAGAACACCTCGAAAGCGCTGCACAAAATCAGCGAGGTATACGACCGTATCGCGTTCGCCGCGGTCGGCCGGTACAACGAATTCGAGAACCTCCGGGTGGCCGGCGTCCGGCTCGCCGACCTCACCGGATACACCTACGACCGGCGCGATGTCACCGGACGGACCATCGCGAACGCCTACGCCCAGACCCTCGGGGCGATCTTCAGTGGAGCGACGGAGAAGCCGTACGAAGTCGAAATCGTCGTTGCCGAGGTGGGCGATACGCCGGACGGCGACAGCATGTACCGGCTGACTTATGACGGCTCAGTCGCCGAGGAGCACGGCTATGTCGCGATGGGCGGCCAAGCCGAACAGATCACAGCGCAGCTGAAGGATCGGTACGTGGAGAACCTGCCGCTCGGTGAGGCGCTGCGGCTCGCGGTCGATGTGCTCTCCCGAGCCTCGGACGGCGGGGAGCCGCGGACCCTCACCCCGGACCAGCTGGAGGTCGCCGCGCTCGACCGGACCCGCGGGCGGCGCGCCTTCCGGCGTTTCATCGGCGCCCAGCTGCAGGAACTGCTCCGGCCGACTTCGTAG
- the prcB gene encoding proteasome subunit beta: MTTSGGLTGPGAFGRLPQPFHQPGITSFVEFLALQAPDLLPGRLQMPAGGQPPEVPHGTTIVAVAYQGGVVMAGDRRATMGNVIAQRDIEKVFQTDEHSCVGIAGSAGIALEVVRLFQVELEHYEKLQGTTLSLEGKANRLAMMIRANLPMALQGLAVVPLFAGYDLFADDPQRAGRIFSFDVTGGRYEEHSFHAVGSGSTFARGALKKLFRDDFDEPHAVRTCIEALYDAADDDSATGGPDLTRRIYPVVAVVDANGFRRLADDTVGGVVEQVIAARMANPGGPVAVLP, from the coding sequence ATGACGACGAGCGGAGGTCTGACCGGCCCGGGCGCGTTCGGCCGCCTGCCGCAGCCGTTCCACCAACCGGGAATCACCTCCTTTGTGGAATTTCTCGCCCTGCAGGCTCCGGATCTCCTGCCAGGGCGCCTGCAGATGCCGGCCGGCGGACAACCGCCCGAGGTGCCGCACGGTACGACGATCGTGGCAGTGGCCTACCAGGGCGGTGTGGTCATGGCGGGCGATCGGCGGGCCACCATGGGAAATGTCATCGCCCAGCGGGACATCGAGAAGGTGTTCCAGACGGACGAGCACTCCTGCGTCGGCATTGCCGGAAGCGCCGGCATCGCCCTCGAGGTGGTCCGGCTTTTCCAGGTTGAGCTCGAGCATTACGAGAAGCTGCAAGGCACCACCCTCTCGCTGGAGGGCAAGGCGAACCGGCTGGCGATGATGATCCGGGCAAATCTGCCGATGGCGCTGCAGGGTTTGGCCGTTGTGCCGCTCTTCGCCGGGTACGACCTGTTCGCTGACGATCCGCAACGGGCCGGCCGGATCTTCTCCTTTGATGTCACCGGCGGCCGGTATGAGGAGCATTCCTTCCACGCCGTCGGTTCGGGCTCGACATTCGCACGGGGCGCGTTGAAGAAGCTGTTCCGCGACGACTTCGACGAACCGCACGCCGTCCGCACCTGCATCGAGGCCCTCTACGACGCGGCCGATGACGATTCCGCTACCGGCGGCCCAGACCTCACCCGTCGCATCTATCCAGTGGTCGCCGTCGTCGACGCCAATGGTTTTCGCCGCCTCGCCGATGACACGGTCGGCGGAGTCGTCGAGCAGGTGATTGCGGCACGGATGGCCAATCCAGGCGGACCGGTCGCCGTCCTGCCATAG